The genomic DNA CGGGCACCAATGGATCTGCGCCAGGTTGGCGGCGATGTCGGCAGCCGCCAAGCCCAGGCGGGCGAAGCGAATGTGGTTGTCGGGCCAGTCGCGGCCGTTGTTGGCACCGTAGGGCGAGCCTTCGCGGGCAAACAGTTCCGGGCAGATCAGTACGTAGATCACCAGGCCGTCGGCCATGTCCATGCGCCCGATCTTGCAGGGCGGCAGCGCGGCGTGGCCGCCCAGCTCGCCGACGACGTGGATCGGATTGCCGCTGTTCATCACTTGCGGATAACCAGGGATCAACACCCGGACATCATGCAGCCCGGCCATGGCCCGGGGCAGTGCCGAGGACACGTCGCCCAGGCCGCCGGTCTTGACCAGGTCGGCGATTTCCGAGGTGACGAACAGGACTTTCTTGCGATTGGGGTTCTGTCGAACGACGGGGAGCAGTGCCTTGCCGCCGGTGGCCAGCACCGGGGCCGTCGGCGATTCGGCCGCCGGCGGTAATTGAGAACGGACGTGTTGTGGTTCCAAGGCAGCACTGATCATACATATCTCCCATTTTCTCGATCTGTTTCCGGCACGCGCCAGAGCTGTTGTTTCATTGGCCAAATCCTGCGGCCAGGCGCACAAGCGCAACGCAAGGAAAGCGAACGGCTACCCAAACGCGGCGAAGCGAATCAGCTGAAGGAGCTGTTGCAATGACCAGTGCAAGGACTGCACCAGTCGCTGTTGCCCTACCTCTAACCTGACCTGTCGCCGTTGCGAAAAGTTTCGACTTTTTTTCGTCTGGATGACCGGTCGGTTTTCCCCCCGGTTAGGCAGTCTAGGTCAGATCCTAGAGCGGTGCGCCTCGGTTCGTCGCATTGTCCGACAATCACGTTTTTTAGCGGCAATGTCTTACACGACGAAGAGGAATACGCACCGACGAAGTGCAGTTTCCTGCAAAGAAAAAAGTGTAGGGGGAGGGGGTTGGTTCATTGGCGTGCGCGATGGAATGGCGTGTTGCACCATCAAGGGGCGGGTGGAATAGAGGCGTTTTAATGGCCAATAACACCCTGGGAAACACACTGTCTCCTGTGGGAGCGAGCTTGCTCGCGATAGCGGTGTGTCAGCCACAAACCTTGCAACTGATCCTCCGCTATCGCGAGCAAGCTCGCTCCCACAAGGGGCATGATGGTGGGTGATGTAGCGGGTTCAACCCGCCGGCGTCAGCAATCGAATCGGCGTGCCCTTTGCCCAGGCCTGCAGGTCTTCGATCATCAGGGAATAGAACTGTTGGTAATTCTGTCGGCTGACGTAACCCACATGAGGCGTGGCCAGTACGTTGTCCAGGGTGCGGAAGGGATGGTCGGCAGGCAGGGGTTCCTGGGCGAAGACGTCCAGGGCGGCGCCAGCCAGGCGCTGGTGCTGGAGGGCGTCGATCAGGGCGGTTTCGTCGACGATCGGCCCGCGGGAGGTGTTGACCAGCAGCGCTTCGGGTTTCATCCAGCCCAGCGCCTGGGCATCCACCAGGCCGCGAGTGCGTTCGCCGAGCACCAGGTGGATCGAGAGAATGTCGGCCTGTTCGAACAACGCCTGCTTGCTGACGTAGGTCACGCCGACTTCGGCAGCCCGCTCGGCGCTGAGGTTCTGGCTCCAGGCGATGACCCGCATGCCGAACACCTGGCCGAACTGCGCCACCCGTGTGCCGATGCTACCCAGGCCGAGGATCGCCAGTGTCTTGCCGTGCAGGTCGCCGCCCAGGCCTTGCTGCCACAGGCCGGCGCGCAAGGCAGTGGCTTCCGGCACCAGGTTGCGGGTCAGGGCCATGATCAGCGCCCAGGTCAATTCGGGTGCGGCGTGCTTGTAGCTATCGGTGCCGCACACCTGGATGCCCAGCTCGGCAGCGGCCTTCAGGTCCAGGGCGGCATTGCGCATGCCGCCGGTAAGCAGCAGCTTGAGATTGGGCAGGCGGTGCAGCAGGCCTTCGTCGAACACGGTGCGTTCGCGCATCACGCAAATCACTTCGAAGCGCTGCAAGCGTTCGGCGAGGGTGTCGCGGTCGGCGGGGTAGTCGTGGAGAAACGTCACCTGGCCGATGCTGTCCAGCACCGACCAGTCCACCACATCGCGTGCCACATCTTGCCAATCGTCTATGACTGCTATTTGCACCGCCATGGAACACCTCGTCAGGGAATGGGTTTGTCCAGCCAGCCCAGCAGGGCCTTGTGGAATCGATCCGGCTCTTCCATCTGCGGGGCATGCCCCAGATTGGGGAACTCCACCAGGGTCGAGCGGGGAATCAGCCCGGCCACCTGCTTGCCCAGTACCTCGTAGTGGCCCAGTTTGGCTTTGACCGCCGGCGGCGCGATGTCGCTGCCGATGGCGGTGGTGTCGGAGGTACCGATCAACAGCAGGGTGGGCACGGTCAGGTCCTTGAACTCGTAATAGACCGGCTGGGTGAAGATCATGTCGTAGATCAGCGCCGAGTTCCACGCCACTTGCATATGACCCGGGCCCTTGTTCAAGCCGGCGAGCATGTCCACCCAACGGTCGAACTCAGGCTTCCAGCGGCCGGCGTAATAGGTCGTGCGCTCGTAATTGCGAATGCCCTCGGCGGTGACTTTCAGCTCACGGGCGTACCATTGGTCCACGGTGCGATAGGGCACGCCCATGGCTTTCCAGTCTTCCAGGCCGATGGGGTTGACCATTGCCAGGCGCTCGACCTGATCGGGAAACTGCAAGGCGTAGCGGGTGGCGAGCATGCCGCCGGTGGAATGGCCGAGGACGATGGCGTTCTGTACACCGAGGGCCTTGAGCAAGGCTTGGGTGTTGGTCGCCAGTTGCTGGAAGCTGTACTGGTAATGCTCGGGTTTGCTCGAGGTGCAGAAACCGACCTGGTCCGCCGCGATGACCCGGTAGCCGGCCTCGCTCAACACCTTGATCGAATCGCCCCAGGTGGCGGCGCAGAAATTCTTGCCGTGCATCAGCACCACGGTACGGCCATTGACCTTGCCTTGGGCCGGCACGTCCATATAGCCCATCTGCAACGATTTGCCCTGGGACTGGAAGGCGAAGTGCTTGAGGGTATAGGGGTATTCGAAGCCCTCCAGCTGAGCGCCGTAGGCCGGGCCTTCCGGCGGGGTGGCGGCCTGGGCGAGCAGGGGCAGGGCGGCGGTGAAGAGCAGGCTGGGCAACCAGCGCGTGGGGGTTCGGGACATGGTCAATCTCCTTGTGGCCGCGGCCGATCCTGGCGCGACCCGATTATGGCGGTATTAACCACAGGCAACCGAACGGACCGAATGTTCAACCCATCCAGCCCAACGTGGCGAGGGCGAGCACGCCATAGCGCAGGCCCTTGGCCAGGGTCACGATCAGCAGGAAGCGCCGCCACGGCTCGCCCATCACCCCGGCCACCAGGGTCAACGGATCGCCGATGATCGGCAGCCAACTGAGCAGCAGCGACCAGCGGCCGAAGCGCTGGTAACGCACGCGAGCCTTGTCCAGGTGAGCCGGGCTGACCGGGAACCAGCGTCGGTCCTTGAAGTGCTCCAGGCGCGTGCCCAGCCACCAGTTCACCAGCGAACCCAGGACGTTGCCGACAGTGGCGACCCCCAGCAACAGCCAGGTTTCGTGGCGCTCGCTGAGCAGCAGGCCGACCAACAAGGCCTCCGACTGCAGCGGCAACAAGGTCGCCGCACCGAAAGCCGCCAGGAACAAGCCGATATAGGCTTCGCCCATCAGTGGGCCGGGTAATCCGCCACTACGGTTTGGGTCCCGTCTTTCTTCAGGCCAATCACTTGATAGGCATCGCTCATGCCGTCCATTTCCATGCCGGGCGAGCCCATGGGCATGCCCGGCGCGGCCACGCCGAGCAAGTCATCGCGCTTGCTCAACGCCAGCACCTGATCGGCCGGGACATGGCCTTCGACGAATTTGCCGTTGATTTCGGCGGTGTGGCAGGAACGCAGGTTTGGCGCCACGCCCAGGCGTTGCTTGACCGAACTCATGTCGGCCTCGACATGGTCGTTGACCTTGAAGCCGTTTTCTTGCAGATGCGAGATCCACTTCTTGCAGCAGCCGCAATTGGCGTCGCGGTGCACATCGATGGCGACGGGTTCGGCGGCCTGGGCCAAGGTAGTCATGAACAGGGTGCTCAAGGCGAGCAGGTGCAGGGGGTTGGCCATGAAGAAGGTCTCGTGTCGAACGGTTTGGCGGGAGGATAACAGAGTAGCGAGGGCAAGCTGACAGGGGGCTGAGGCGGGGATTACACAATTGTCAGGCTGGAAGGACGAACGCAGTCTTGTGGGAGCTAGCTAGCTTGCTCGCGATAGCGGTTTGTCAGTCACAATCTTGCAACTGATCCGACTCTATCGCGAGCAAGCTTTGCTCCCACAGATCTGACACAGGTGAATGGAGACGCTTCAGCGCACCTTGAACCGCCCCATGATCGTATTCACCCGACTATTGGCGTCCAGCAGTTGCCGGGTGTTGGCCTCGCTGGCCAGGCCACTTTCCACCAGTTCCTCCACCATGTGGCGGATTTGCACCATGCTGCGATTGATCTCCTCGGTCACCGCGCTCTGTTGCTCGGCGGCCGTAGCGATCTGGGTGCTGAGGCTGTTGATCTGGCTGACCGAGCCGGCCATTTCGTCCAGGCCCGAGTTGACCCTAGAGGTCGCATCGGCCGCCGACTGGCAACTGGCCTGGGTGTTTTCCATGGCCGAGACCGACGAGCTCACGCCTTGGGTCAGGCGGGTCAGCATTTCGTTGATTTCCGAGGTACTGGCCTGGGTACGGGCGGCGAGGGCGCGGACTTCGTCGGCCACCACGGCAAAACCACGGCCTTGCTCCCCGGCACGGGCAGCCTCAATAGCGGCGTTGAGCGCCAGCAGGTTGGTCTGCCCGGCGATGGCGCCGATCACGCCCAGGATCTCGGTGATGCGCTGGGCGTCTTGTTGCATGCTCTCGACCTTGCGGGTGGCGCTGGCGACTTCATCGATCAACGCCACCACACTGCTGGAGGCCTCACCGACCACGACGCGGGAGCGATCGGCATGCTCGTTGGCGCGTTGGGTGAACGCCGCAGTCTCGGCCGCGTTTTGCGCGACGCTTTCAGCCGTAGAGCTCATCTGGGTGATGGCGGTCACGGTCTGGTCGGTTTCCGAGGCGTGGCGCATCAGGATTTCGCTGGTATGGGCCGAGGTCCGTTGCAGATCGCCCAGGCTCGACGCCATGGCGCCGGTGGCCTGGGTGACTTCACCGATCATGCCTTGCAGGTAGGCGATGAAGCGGTTGACCGAATGACCGATCGCCCCCAATTCATCCTCGGCCCGGATGGTGATGCGTCGGGTCAGGTCGGCATCGCCGGTGGACAAGGCGTCGATGTTGCCTTTGAGCACCTTCATGCGATGGGTCAACTGGCGGATCGCGTAAAGCTGCATCAAGACCAGCAGGATCACCATCGGGATCTGCAGCAGGCTCAGCGTGCTCAGCACATCGTCGCGCTGGGCGGTGATCAGGCGGGTTGGCAATGCGGTCGCCAGGAACCACGGCGAACCTTCGATAGGGCGCATGAAGAAGGTGCTGGCCTCGCCCTTGTTGTCGAACTCGACCCGCTGCAACGGCTGGTCGCGCTGGGCCAGGCCCGCCTTGACCTGGGCGGCGAATGGCGAGGTGGCCGCCAGTTCGCTGATGTTCTTCAGCACGATCGGCCCGCTGATGCGCGAACTGTTGCTGATGATCTTGCCGTCGCCTTCGACGATCAGCATCTCGGCGCTCAGGTCGGCTTCCTTGCGTGCCACCAGCTCATTGAAGAAGCCCAGGGTCACGTCGATGGTGGACACGCCGTAAGGCACGCCGTTTTTCTGGATGGCCATGGCGCAGTTGGTGCGCGGTTCGGCGCTGGCGTCATCTTTATAGGCCGCAGCCCAGGCGCATTTGCCCGGTGGAGTGGCCATGCCGCCCTTGTGCCAGGGTTGTTCGTAATAGTTGGGCGCGGCGTCACTGTTCCAGAAGGTATTGACCACCAGTTTGCCGGACGCGTCGCGGTGCCAGAACGTGCTGAACTTGCTGCGACCCTCGGCCCGCTGGTTGGGCAAGGGCCAGATCCCGCCGCCGAAGACTTTCAACTCGCCGTACTGATCCACCAGCCCCGGCAACACTTTGTCGATGGCATCGCTGTCGAGCAGCGGGATGGTCTGGGTGATGCTGCGTTGCTGCGCCTGTACCTTGTTCAATTCGCCCTGGATCTGCTCGGCAACCTCGGCGATGCGGTTCAGGACCACTTGCTCTTCGGTGTGGCGCAGCTTGGGCGCGACCAGGTAACTGATGCCCACCACCGTCAGGAGGGACAGCACCAGCATGAAAATAACCAGAAACAGGGTGTAGCGTGCCTGAATAGTTCGGAATGAAGGCATGTGGGAAGTCCTTGCACGAAGGCGACTTTCTGGAGCAGGCGGATGGGCAGTCCTGACTATATCGGCCTGGGAGGACGCAGCTTTAGAGGTCAGTTGGTCGAGGGATAGAACGAGCGGATTGCACGAAGACACGCCTTCGGCTGTACCATGGGGGCCGTCGGCAACCCGTCATCCAGGCGATAGGGTGCGGACTTGACAAGCCTTCGGATACAGAACGGATACATTCAGGAAATTGGCAATGACTCATTCACAACGTTTGAAATACTCGATTCTGATCGTCCTCGTCGTCCTGGCAATCATGTTGGGGCTGTCCTGGATGCAGGGCAAGGGCATGATCAGCGAGCAGTTGTTTCAATACATCGCC from Pseudomonas beijingensis includes the following:
- a CDS encoding D-2-hydroxyacid dehydrogenase family protein; this translates as MAVQIAVIDDWQDVARDVVDWSVLDSIGQVTFLHDYPADRDTLAERLQRFEVICVMRERTVFDEGLLHRLPNLKLLLTGGMRNAALDLKAAAELGIQVCGTDSYKHAAPELTWALIMALTRNLVPEATALRAGLWQQGLGGDLHGKTLAILGLGSIGTRVAQFGQVFGMRVIAWSQNLSAERAAEVGVTYVSKQALFEQADILSIHLVLGERTRGLVDAQALGWMKPEALLVNTSRGPIVDETALIDALQHQRLAGAALDVFAQEPLPADHPFRTLDNVLATPHVGYVSRQNYQQFYSLMIEDLQAWAKGTPIRLLTPAG
- a CDS encoding alpha/beta fold hydrolase, with the protein product MSRTPTRWLPSLLFTAALPLLAQAATPPEGPAYGAQLEGFEYPYTLKHFAFQSQGKSLQMGYMDVPAQGKVNGRTVVLMHGKNFCAATWGDSIKVLSEAGYRVIAADQVGFCTSSKPEHYQYSFQQLATNTQALLKALGVQNAIVLGHSTGGMLATRYALQFPDQVERLAMVNPIGLEDWKAMGVPYRTVDQWYARELKVTAEGIRNYERTTYYAGRWKPEFDRWVDMLAGLNKGPGHMQVAWNSALIYDMIFTQPVYYEFKDLTVPTLLLIGTSDTTAIGSDIAPPAVKAKLGHYEVLGKQVAGLIPRSTLVEFPNLGHAPQMEEPDRFHKALLGWLDKPIP
- a CDS encoding YqaA family protein, with protein sequence MGEAYIGLFLAAFGAATLLPLQSEALLVGLLLSERHETWLLLGVATVGNVLGSLVNWWLGTRLEHFKDRRWFPVSPAHLDKARVRYQRFGRWSLLLSWLPIIGDPLTLVAGVMGEPWRRFLLIVTLAKGLRYGVLALATLGWMG
- a CDS encoding DUF411 domain-containing protein; this encodes MANPLHLLALSTLFMTTLAQAAEPVAIDVHRDANCGCCKKWISHLQENGFKVNDHVEADMSSVKQRLGVAPNLRSCHTAEINGKFVEGHVPADQVLALSKRDDLLGVAAPGMPMGSPGMEMDGMSDAYQVIGLKKDGTQTVVADYPAH
- a CDS encoding methyl-accepting chemotaxis protein; its protein translation is MPSFRTIQARYTLFLVIFMLVLSLLTVVGISYLVAPKLRHTEEQVVLNRIAEVAEQIQGELNKVQAQQRSITQTIPLLDSDAIDKVLPGLVDQYGELKVFGGGIWPLPNQRAEGRSKFSTFWHRDASGKLVVNTFWNSDAAPNYYEQPWHKGGMATPPGKCAWAAAYKDDASAEPRTNCAMAIQKNGVPYGVSTIDVTLGFFNELVARKEADLSAEMLIVEGDGKIISNSSRISGPIVLKNISELAATSPFAAQVKAGLAQRDQPLQRVEFDNKGEASTFFMRPIEGSPWFLATALPTRLITAQRDDVLSTLSLLQIPMVILLVLMQLYAIRQLTHRMKVLKGNIDALSTGDADLTRRITIRAEDELGAIGHSVNRFIAYLQGMIGEVTQATGAMASSLGDLQRTSAHTSEILMRHASETDQTVTAITQMSSTAESVAQNAAETAAFTQRANEHADRSRVVVGEASSSVVALIDEVASATRKVESMQQDAQRITEILGVIGAIAGQTNLLALNAAIEAARAGEQGRGFAVVADEVRALAARTQASTSEINEMLTRLTQGVSSSVSAMENTQASCQSAADATSRVNSGLDEMAGSVSQINSLSTQIATAAEQQSAVTEEINRSMVQIRHMVEELVESGLASEANTRQLLDANSRVNTIMGRFKVR